The Pelistega ratti genome window below encodes:
- a CDS encoding Eco57I restriction-modification methylase domain-containing protein has product MEKLIEKFSTDYLLKYLQRRMPSLAKNLQDYSDLLDAFDKKFSLLEKLGEADLDDNSRLVIVTCQYEGQLSERSSKKQQFEITKKVLRYEMADAAIFVFYDCEGKFRFSYIMRNISSNSNNKYSDWKRYTYFVSKKETNRTFKDRIENCTFNSLDNIKEAFSVEKLTKDFYSQLYCWYEWIKSEEVGVTFPNDVRNNEDDRDNLDEKIIRLITRVLFVWFIRQKNLVPAHLFKKEELYRILKNFDPTSLKEGNYYNAILQNLFFATLNRTVNERCFASVEGSRDIKTKYRYKDKFIAEKEEDIIQLFSPVPFLNGGLFECLDKEKETHGIKYHLDGFSRNYEKDEKGRYKEIAFIPNIVFFDKERGLFSILERYNFTVEENEPSETQVALDPELLGNVFENLLGAYNKETTESARKQSGSFYTPKEIVHYMVDESIIAYLNKSDLSLSEEDVRGLVEGEDLPDILKTDATLRHKVYRKLEEIKIIDPACGSGAFPMGILKRMIHIMEKLKSDSNKSNSNLYDLKLHLIEKCIYGIDLQTIAIQITKLRFFISLIVEQDKLDISNQEQNYNIRPLPNLETKFVIADTLIGKQTKPQNLSLFEDPVIEELKDNLLTIRRNHFYAKTEKEKKSLRMQDEEKREQLSLLIQENSDFTSEDIKQFAQWNPYDQNASSPFFDAEWMFGIKDGFDIVIGNPPYIQLQKNKGILAKKYEKYGYKTFSKTGDIYSLFYEKGVSLLKEKGILCFITSNKWMRAEYGKKTRQFFIEYTNPLQLIDFAGQKVFESATVDTNILLLIRDKNRHNLKAVVMKYEVLNNLSDYFQQNALAIQFYNNENWVILNPIEQQIKAKVEKHGIPLKEWNISINYGIKTGFNEAFIIDGKTKDRLIAEDPKSAEIIRPILRGRDIKKYSYEFADKYLIATFPSKKYNIEKYPAIQKFLSGFRPKINQTGEKLCNKDKNKILDHAKQYNISVSDSMLSSARKKTHNQWFETQDSISYWEDFFKQKIVWNRIASKKIFSLVNENILIQDSMHFFTGEYLNYLIAILNSKLFQYFLYLSIGDAVGGNAGNSDNIKNLKIPFPNDSELKKFEEYLRKQQYQEIDNTLYKYYQLTTEEIQYIEINSEF; this is encoded by the coding sequence ATGGAAAAATTAATTGAAAAATTTTCAACTGATTATTTATTAAAGTATCTCCAAAGAAGAATGCCATCTTTAGCAAAAAATTTGCAAGACTACTCTGATTTATTAGATGCTTTTGATAAGAAGTTTAGTCTACTCGAAAAGTTAGGTGAGGCTGATTTAGACGATAATAGTAGGCTAGTAATTGTTACTTGTCAATATGAAGGACAATTAAGCGAACGCTCATCAAAGAAACAACAATTTGAGATTACAAAAAAAGTTTTAAGATATGAAATGGCTGATGCAGCCATATTTGTTTTTTATGATTGTGAGGGGAAATTTAGATTTTCATATATTATGAGAAATATTTCTTCTAACTCAAATAATAAATACTCGGACTGGAAGAGATATACCTATTTTGTATCAAAAAAAGAAACAAATAGAACATTTAAAGATAGGATAGAAAACTGTACTTTTAATTCCCTAGATAATATTAAGGAAGCTTTTTCTGTTGAGAAATTAACAAAAGATTTTTATAGTCAACTATATTGCTGGTATGAGTGGATAAAAAGTGAAGAAGTTGGTGTGACATTTCCAAATGATGTACGTAATAATGAGGACGACAGAGATAATCTTGATGAGAAAATTATTCGTCTGATTACTCGAGTGTTATTTGTATGGTTTATTAGGCAAAAAAATCTAGTTCCTGCACATTTATTTAAAAAAGAAGAATTATATAGAATTTTAAAAAATTTTGATCCTACTAGTTTAAAAGAAGGGAATTATTATAATGCTATTTTACAAAATCTATTCTTTGCAACACTTAATCGAACAGTAAACGAAAGGTGTTTTGCTTCAGTAGAAGGAAGTAGGGATATTAAGACAAAATATCGCTATAAAGATAAATTTATTGCTGAAAAGGAAGAAGATATTATTCAATTATTTTCACCTGTCCCTTTTCTAAATGGGGGGCTTTTTGAATGCTTAGATAAAGAAAAAGAAACCCATGGAATTAAATATCATTTAGACGGCTTTAGTCGAAATTATGAAAAAGATGAAAAGGGGCGTTATAAGGAAATTGCATTTATTCCAAATATTGTTTTCTTTGATAAAGAAAGAGGTCTTTTTTCTATTTTAGAAAGATATAATTTTACAGTAGAAGAAAATGAACCAAGTGAAACTCAGGTGGCACTTGATCCTGAGTTATTAGGGAATGTATTTGAAAATTTATTAGGTGCATATAATAAGGAAACGACAGAATCTGCACGTAAACAGTCAGGTAGTTTTTATACACCTAAAGAAATTGTTCACTATATGGTGGATGAATCAATTATTGCTTATTTAAATAAATCGGATCTAAGCTTATCTGAGGAAGATGTTCGTGGTTTAGTAGAAGGTGAAGACCTTCCTGATATTTTAAAAACTGATGCTACACTTCGACATAAGGTTTATCGAAAATTAGAAGAAATTAAAATTATTGACCCTGCTTGTGGATCAGGTGCTTTCCCTATGGGAATATTAAAGCGAATGATTCATATTATGGAAAAATTAAAATCAGATAGTAATAAATCAAATAGTAATTTATATGATTTAAAATTGCATTTAATTGAAAAGTGTATTTATGGTATTGATTTACAAACAATTGCTATACAAATTACAAAATTACGATTCTTTATTTCTTTAATTGTAGAACAAGATAAATTAGATATATCAAATCAAGAGCAAAATTATAATATTAGACCACTTCCTAATTTAGAAACAAAGTTTGTTATTGCTGATACTTTGATAGGTAAGCAGACTAAACCTCAAAATTTGTCTTTATTTGAAGACCCCGTAATAGAAGAGTTAAAAGATAATTTATTAACTATTAGAAGAAATCATTTTTATGCAAAAACAGAAAAAGAGAAGAAAAGTCTTCGTATGCAAGATGAAGAGAAACGCGAACAGTTAAGTTTATTAATACAAGAAAACAGTGACTTTACTTCTGAAGATATTAAACAATTTGCACAATGGAATCCGTATGACCAAAATGCTAGTTCTCCCTTTTTTGATGCAGAGTGGATGTTTGGTATTAAAGATGGTTTTGATATTGTAATAGGAAATCCACCATACATTCAATTACAAAAAAATAAAGGAATACTTGCAAAGAAATATGAAAAGTATGGGTATAAAACTTTTTCAAAAACTGGCGATATATATTCTCTTTTTTATGAGAAAGGAGTTTCTCTTTTAAAAGAAAAAGGGATTCTTTGTTTTATTACATCTAATAAATGGATGAGAGCGGAATATGGTAAAAAAACTAGACAATTTTTTATTGAATATACAAATCCTTTACAGCTTATTGATTTTGCAGGACAAAAGGTTTTTGAGTCTGCTACTGTAGATACAAATATCTTATTACTTATACGGGATAAAAATAGACATAATTTAAAAGCTGTCGTAATGAAATATGAAGTGTTAAATAATTTGAGCGATTATTTTCAACAAAATGCTTTAGCTATACAATTTTACAATAATGAAAATTGGGTAATCCTTAATCCTATTGAGCAACAAATTAAAGCTAAAGTTGAAAAGCATGGTATTCCTTTAAAAGAATGGAATATTTCTATTAACTATGGAATTAAAACAGGTTTTAATGAAGCTTTTATTATTGACGGGAAGACAAAAGATAGACTCATTGCTGAGGATCCTAAATCTGCCGAAATTATTCGACCGATTTTACGTGGCAGAGATATTAAAAAGTATTCTTATGAGTTTGCTGATAAGTATCTTATTGCTACATTCCCAAGTAAAAAATATAATATAGAAAAGTATCCTGCAATTCAAAAGTTTCTATCTGGATTCAGACCTAAGATAAATCAAACAGGAGAAAAGTTATGCAATAAGGATAAGAACAAAATTTTAGATCATGCAAAACAATACAATATTAGTGTATCTGATAGTATGCTATCTTCAGCTAGAAAGAAAACACATAATCAATGGTTTGAAACACAAGATAGTATAAGTTATTGGGAGGATTTTTTTAAACAAAAAATAGTTTGGAATAGAATAGCAAGTAAAAAAATATTTTCATTAGTTAATGAAAATATTTTAATACAAGATAGTATGCATTTTTTTACGGGAGAGTATTTAAATTATTTAA
- a CDS encoding Fic family protein: protein MSSRIEGTISTMDEILQYEADYPETDTSNGYGVNIRLDIIETVLYQRTLRNTQKAMQDGYPLSKSLIKTMHQQLLSLERGADKSPGDFKKEQNYLADTLKRNVLFVPIAPEKLENVLDNLFNYINTNKDHILIKTGINHLEFEALHPFKDGNGRIGRMLITLMLWNAKVISEPHLYISG from the coding sequence ATCTCTTCAAGAATAGAGGGTACGATTAGCACCATGGATGAAATTTTACAATATGAAGCTGACTATCCTGAAACAGATACCTCTAATGGATATGGAGTTAATATTAGACTAGATATTATTGAAACCGTCCTTTATCAACGTACTTTAAGAAATACCCAAAAAGCAATGCAAGATGGTTATCCTCTATCTAAGTCACTTATTAAAACTATGCATCAACAACTCTTATCATTAGAAAGAGGGGCAGATAAATCTCCTGGGGATTTTAAAAAAGAACAAAATTATCTTGCAGATACATTAAAACGTAATGTACTATTTGTTCCTATTGCACCTGAAAAATTAGAAAATGTCTTAGATAATTTATTTAACTATATTAATACCAATAAAGATCATATTTTAATTAAAACAGGCATTAACCATCTAGAATTTGAGGCACTACATCCCTTTAAAGATGGGAATGGTCGTATTGGTCGTATGCTTATTACACTAATGTTATGGAATGCTAAAGTTATTTCTGAACCTCATCTTTATATTAGTGGTTAA
- a CDS encoding IS1595 family transposase, whose translation MRKSRLSQHKQYKLIELFIAGVTARTASELVNINKNTATYYFRRLRLLIYQASPYLEMFDGEIEADESYFGGARKGKRGRGAAGKVAVFGLLKCNSKVYTIAVPNTKSTTLLPIIREQVKPDSIVYTDTYPSYDMLDVSEFSHFRINHSTHFAENHNHINGIENFWNQAKRHLRKFNGIPKVHFELYLKECEWRFNHSNIKSKISILKQLVKGSLI comes from the coding sequence ATGAGAAAAAGTCGTTTAAGTCAACATAAACAATATAAACTTATCGAGCTCTTTATTGCCGGTGTAACGGCGAGAACAGCAAGTGAATTAGTTAATATAAATAAGAATACAGCCACTTATTATTTTCGTCGTTTACGTTTACTAATTTACCAAGCAAGCCCTTATTTAGAGATGTTTGACGGAGAAATCGAGGCAGATGAAAGTTATTTTGGTGGTGCTCGCAAAGGTAAACGAGGTCGAGGTGCAGCTGGTAAAGTGGCGGTATTCGGGCTTCTCAAGTGCAATAGCAAGGTCTATACCATTGCTGTTCCGAATACCAAATCAACAACTTTATTACCCATTATTCGTGAGCAAGTAAAACCTGATAGTATCGTTTACACAGATACCTATCCTAGTTATGATATGCTTGATGTCAGTGAATTTAGCCATTTTCGCATCAATCATAGTACACATTTTGCTGAAAATCATAACCATATTAATGGAATTGAGAATTTCTGGAATCAAGCAAAACGCCATTTACGCAAATTTAATGGTATTCCCAAAGTACATTTTGAGCTTTATTTAAAGGAATGTGAATGGCGTTTTAATCACAGTAATATAAAATCTAAAATTTCCATTTTAAAACAACTAGTTAAAGGAAGTTTAATCTAG
- the rpsQ gene encoding 30S ribosomal protein S17: MSQTQTEKRQRTLIGKVVSNKMDKTVVVQVERRVKHPIYGKIIIRTNKYKAHDENNQYNEGDTVEIAEGRPISRSKSWSVVRLIEAVRVI, translated from the coding sequence ATGAGCCAAACGCAAACTGAAAAACGCCAACGTACTTTAATCGGTAAAGTGGTTAGCAATAAAATGGATAAAACAGTGGTTGTTCAAGTAGAACGCCGTGTTAAACACCCTATTTATGGCAAAATCATTATCCGTACTAACAAGTACAAAGCACATGATGAAAACAATCAATACAATGAAGGCGATACTGTAGAAATTGCAGAAGGTCGTCCTATCTCTCGCTCTAAATCTTGGAGTGTTGTACGTTTGATTGAAGCTGTACGCGTTATCTAA
- the rpmC gene encoding 50S ribosomal protein L29: MKASELRSKDATELNKELEDLLKAQFNLRMQRATQQLSNTSQLGKVRRDIARVRTVLTEKAGK; this comes from the coding sequence ATGAAAGCGAGTGAACTACGTTCAAAAGACGCAACTGAGCTAAATAAAGAGCTCGAGGATTTGTTGAAAGCACAATTTAATTTGCGTATGCAACGTGCTACTCAACAACTTTCTAACACAAGTCAGTTAGGCAAAGTACGCCGCGATATCGCTCGTGTACGTACCGTATTGACCGAAAAGGCAGGAAAGTAA